Sequence from the Nocardiopsis sp. YSL2 genome:
GCGGCGTCCGGGGGGTCTCAGGGTCACCGACAGAGCCGCTCAGCCAGTCGGGGCCTGCCAGGGCTGGAACCATGGGTCGGGCCACTGTTCGGCGGCGGCCAACAGGGGGAACAGGGTCGCGCCGTCGATGGATTCGCGGATGATGTCGGAGTGACCGCCGTGTCGGGAGGTCTCCTCGATGAGGTGCAGCAGCACCCAGCGAACGGACCAGTTCTTCACGTCGGCGGGGAACCACGGCAGTCCCTGTGGGACGGGCACGGCCTGGCCGAGATCGGCGATTTCTGCGATCACCGCATCCGTCTCCTGGGCCGCGGCCTCGTACTGGTCCAGCACGTCGGCGAGCGTCTCCTCCGCGGTGAGCACGAATTCTGCGGAGTCGCTCTCGTCCGCCGTCCGCTGGGGGCCGCGCTGCCGCTGGAGGATCAGGTCGGTCCAGTGGGCCTCGCACCGTGCGGCGTGCTTGATGAGGCCGCCGATGCTCAGTTCACTGGCGGTGGGCGTCATCCTTGCCTGATCGTCCGTCAGTCCATGGGCGGTGGCGCGCAGAGTCTGGCGTTGCTGGGTGAGGTAGGCGAGCAGGCCTTCGCGCTCGTCGGCGATCGGCGGTACGTGTGCGGGCATGGGGTTGACCTTCTCCCTTGGAGAGGGGTCTGGTCAACCCTCCTGTGAAAGGGATTTCAGGTTCTTGCGCAAGGCTTGAGCTCCTTTCAGGAGTCGTCGGTGCGCGTGGCCAGGTGCTTGTCGCAGGTGAGGGCGCAGGCGATGCCGGGCATGGCCGGGAAGTTGGAGGCCTTTGCGCCCCCAGCGCACGTTCAACCTGCGGTAGGAGCCCAGCCAGGCGACCGAGCGCTCGACCTTGTACCGGTGGCGACCCGGCCGCTGGGAGGACTCGACGCCGGGCCGGGCGAGGCGCACGCCGATCCCGTTGGAGCGACTGGCAGACTCTCGCTCAGTTCGGGTCGAGTGGGACGCGGGTCCTGGAGGAGCTGAAAGCCCTGTGGGGTGGGGGATTCCCGGAACAATGGCGTTCTGGCGGAGGCGCGGGTGTGCTCCGGGACGCTCGGTGAGGTGGGCGCACTTGGCGTGTATCGGGGAGCGCACCAGGAGCGTTCTCGAGGTGCCGGACACGGGAAAACCTTGAGAATGGAGGGGTGGTCCAGGGGATCGAACCCTGAACCCGTGGATCAAAAGTCCACGGGAAAGCTGCCGTTTCGCCCCATATATACGACTTTGTTCCCGGTTGCCCAGGCGCCGTCGTGCTGCCGGAGACCACACAGGACTACCCCGTGTTGTGGGATCACGGGACTGCGGAGCACGAACGGAGGATTTCCGGCCGCCCCCGAGGCGCGGATTCCAGTCCGCTGGTGACTTGGCGAAACCAGCCCACATTCAGATAAGAAACCTGCCTTCAACTGAATGCCTTAACGAGTGCTGCGATTTTCTTCGCATCATCGATTGCCGACATCTTAGTGCGTTCGGGCGGCGCGGAGGGCCATGACGGCAGCGGTGTACTCCTCGGTGGTCAGGTCGGTCTCCTCGATGCCCAGACTGTTCAGCACGTTCCGGACCGATGCCAGCCCCACGGTCACCTCGTCTTCGGGGACCAGGGTCTCGACCTCGATGAACGTTCCTTCGAGTTCGGGGACGGTGACGACCGTGGCCAGGCATTCGCGGCCGTCGTCAGTGGTGAGCGAGAAGTTGGCGCAGTGCTTAGTGAGTGACACCAGGTGCTCATAGCCCAGGCCGTTCAGGATCGCGTCAAGCTGTTCGGCTGATTCGGCACGGGTCTCGTGTTCGGGCTTGGACCCACTTTCCTCGTCCACAGGCGGGGCCTTGTACGTGAACACGACCTTCTGGTCGCCACCCCGCTCGATGACGCGTACTCGCAGTTCGCGGCCCTGGCTCGTGAGGGGCCGGTCGGGGAGGTCGTAGTAGGTGTCCCGGTAGACGGCGACCTCTTCCTTGGCCCGGCCACGCAGGAGTTCCAGCACCTGTTCCGGCTTGGCGACCCGTGCCTTAAGCTCCGCTTCGATCACCTTCGTGCCTTCCCTTCGATCACAGGAGACGATTCGCACCCCGGCGCAGTTCCTCGAACTGTCTGCGCAGCCCGCGGTGCAGAGCGCCGTAGGGGGTAGGCGCCAGCTTGTACATAGCCGAGGAGTGCCCTTCCCAATCGGAGTCGAACGCGGAAACGTACATCAGGTCGTCCACCGCGATGACTCGCCAGATCGGAAGGCCGTCGTAGACG
This genomic interval carries:
- the cyaB gene encoding class IV adenylate cyclase; the encoded protein is MIEAELKARVAKPEQVLELLRGRAKEEVAVYRDTYYDLPDRPLTSQGRELRVRVIERGGDQKVVFTYKAPPVDEESGSKPEHETRAESAEQLDAILNGLGYEHLVSLTKHCANFSLTTDDGRECLATVVTVPELEGTFIEVETLVPEDEVTVGLASVRNVLNSLGIEETDLTTEEYTAAVMALRAARTH
- a CDS encoding DinB family protein, which translates into the protein MPAHVPPIADEREGLLAYLTQQRQTLRATAHGLTDDQARMTPTASELSIGGLIKHAARCEAHWTDLILQRQRGPQRTADESDSAEFVLTAEETLADVLDQYEAAAQETDAVIAEIADLGQAVPVPQGLPWFPADVKNWSVRWVLLHLIEETSRHGGHSDIIRESIDGATLFPLLAAAEQWPDPWFQPWQAPTG